One Mesorhizobium loti genomic window carries:
- a CDS encoding transcriptional regulator, with translation MLFNYYLASMAFQKERSAGFLANHMARLFANGLQQRIRPLGLAPAQFMTLLALWDEDGLTQRELVQRLNVEQATMANTLIRMERDGLIERRLHPEDGRSQSIHLTAKAVGLREPATQAARSQNEAALAGFSEDERLVFLDLMRRAIASMQAG, from the coding sequence ATGCTATTCAACTATTATCTGGCAAGCATGGCATTTCAGAAGGAACGATCCGCCGGATTCCTGGCCAACCACATGGCACGGTTGTTTGCCAACGGGCTGCAGCAGCGCATCCGGCCACTCGGCCTGGCGCCCGCCCAGTTCATGACGCTGCTGGCGCTGTGGGATGAAGATGGCCTGACGCAACGCGAACTCGTGCAGCGCCTCAACGTGGAACAGGCGACGATGGCCAACACGCTGATCCGCATGGAACGTGACGGCTTGATCGAACGACGCCTGCATCCCGAAGACGGGCGCTCGCAGTCGATCCATCTCACAGCGAAAGCCGTTGGTCTGCGCGAGCCGGCGACACAGGCCGCGCGTTCACAGAACGAGGCGGCGCTGGCCGGCTTCAGCGAGGACGAGCGGCTGGTGTTTCTCGACCTGATGCGGCGCGCCATCGCCTCGATGCAGGCAGGCTGA
- a CDS encoding WD40 repeat-containing protein: protein MPTVAPLDLDGHCVAAVFLGDVPHFALADGAVHRLDNGHKTVQANDGLLAAFHDAANDRLITGGEDGKVFAVKVGGDLSELANAGKKWITSVAAGPQGAIAYATGKTAFVRFTDGKTREFAHPRSVEGLAFSPKGMRFGVARYNGATLHFPAAEGKPVELEWAGAHTGITFSPDGAFLVTTMQENALHGWKLADGKHMRMTGYPGKVKSLSWSAKGKWLASSGAPAAIVWPFSGKDGPMGKAPLELGTRGNTMVTSVACHPSQDVVAIGYEDGMVIAARFADAKEVLLRRQGKGAITAMMWDKEERRIAFGSAAGDCGVIDITA, encoded by the coding sequence ATGCCCACAGTTGCCCCTCTCGATCTCGATGGCCATTGCGTAGCCGCCGTCTTCCTCGGCGACGTGCCGCATTTCGCGCTGGCTGACGGCGCCGTCCACCGGCTCGACAATGGCCACAAGACGGTGCAAGCCAATGACGGGCTGCTTGCCGCCTTCCACGACGCGGCCAACGACCGGCTGATCACTGGCGGCGAGGACGGCAAGGTGTTCGCCGTGAAAGTCGGCGGCGATCTCAGCGAACTGGCGAACGCCGGCAAGAAATGGATCACCAGCGTCGCCGCGGGACCGCAGGGCGCCATTGCCTATGCCACGGGCAAGACCGCCTTCGTGCGCTTCACCGATGGCAAGACAAGGGAATTTGCCCATCCGCGCTCGGTTGAGGGGCTGGCGTTCTCGCCCAAGGGCATGCGCTTCGGTGTTGCCCGCTACAATGGCGCGACGCTGCATTTCCCGGCCGCCGAGGGCAAGCCGGTGGAACTCGAATGGGCCGGCGCCCACACCGGCATCACCTTCTCGCCGGACGGCGCCTTCCTCGTCACCACCATGCAGGAAAACGCCTTGCACGGCTGGAAGCTCGCTGACGGCAAGCACATGCGCATGACCGGCTATCCCGGCAAGGTGAAAAGCCTGTCATGGAGCGCCAAAGGCAAGTGGCTGGCGAGTTCCGGCGCGCCGGCGGCGATCGTCTGGCCGTTTTCGGGCAAGGACGGGCCGATGGGCAAAGCACCGCTGGAACTCGGCACGCGCGGCAACACGATGGTGACCTCGGTCGCCTGCCATCCAAGCCAGGATGTCGTGGCGATCGGTTATGAGGACGGCATGGTGATCGCCGCGCGCTTCGCCGACGCCAAGGAAGTGTTGTTGCGCCGACAGGGCAAGGGCGCCATCACCGCCATGATGTGGGACAAGGAAGAACGCCGCATCGCCTTCGGCAGTGCCGCCGGCGACTGCGGCGTCATCGACATCACGGCCTGA
- a CDS encoding cobalamin synthesis protein/P47K family protein: MSDAQTQIPVTVLTGYLGAGKTTLLNRILSENHGRRYAVIVNEFGEIGIDNDLIVESDEEIYEMNNGCVCCTVRGDLIRVVEGLMRRPGRFDAIVVETTGLADPVPVAQTFFMDDDVRSKTKLDAVVAVVDAKHLPLRLKDSKEAEDQIAFADVVVLNKTDLVTPEELAKVEATIRAINPAARIHRTTRAGVALSEVLDRGAFDLSRALENDPHFLDAHDDHHDHDHDHHDHDGHDHHDHDGHDHHHHDHAHPSDIHDVTVQSVSLRGGEMDPKKFFPWIEKITQMEGPNILRLKGIIALKGDDERYVIQGVHMIIEGDHQRAWKDGEKHESRLVFIGRELDAERLKKSFDACQAA, encoded by the coding sequence ATGAGCGACGCACAGACGCAGATCCCCGTAACCGTTCTCACCGGCTATCTCGGCGCCGGCAAGACGACGCTGCTCAACCGCATCCTGTCGGAGAATCATGGCAGGCGCTACGCGGTCATCGTCAACGAATTCGGCGAGATCGGCATCGACAACGACCTCATCGTGGAATCCGACGAGGAAATCTACGAGATGAACAATGGCTGCGTCTGCTGCACGGTGCGCGGCGACCTGATCCGCGTCGTCGAAGGCCTGATGCGCCGGCCCGGCCGTTTCGACGCCATCGTCGTCGAAACCACCGGCCTCGCCGATCCAGTGCCGGTGGCGCAGACCTTCTTCATGGATGACGATGTGCGCTCCAAGACCAAGCTCGATGCGGTGGTGGCGGTGGTCGACGCCAAGCATTTGCCGCTCAGGCTCAAGGATTCCAAGGAAGCCGAGGACCAGATCGCCTTTGCCGATGTCGTCGTGCTCAACAAGACCGATCTGGTCACCCCGGAAGAGCTGGCCAAGGTCGAAGCGACGATCCGCGCCATCAATCCGGCGGCCAGGATCCACCGCACCACGCGCGCCGGCGTCGCCCTGTCAGAAGTGCTCGACCGCGGCGCTTTCGACCTGTCGCGGGCGCTGGAAAACGATCCACATTTCCTCGACGCGCATGACGATCATCATGACCACGATCATGATCATCACGACCATGATGGCCACGATCACCATGATCATGACGGGCATGATCATCATCATCACGACCACGCGCATCCTTCCGACATCCACGACGTGACGGTGCAGTCGGTGTCGCTGCGCGGCGGCGAGATGGACCCGAAGAAGTTCTTCCCATGGATCGAGAAGATCACCCAGATGGAAGGCCCCAACATCTTGCGGCTGAAGGGCATCATTGCGCTCAAGGGCGATGACGAGCGCTACGTCATCCAGGGCGTACACATGATCATCGAGGGTGACCACCAGCGTGCCTGGAAGGACGGCGAGAAGCATGAGAGCCGGCTGGTGTTCATCGGCCGCGAGCTCGACGCCGAGCGGCTGAAGAAGAGTTTTGACGCCTGCCAGGCGGCTTGA
- a CDS encoding transcriptional regulator: MAKADKTATMSRLHSAARLARTALAARLLAHGFYAGQDQIMLALDREDGQTPGNLAGRLGVRPPTITKTINRLQAQGFLEKRASEADARQAHIFLTDSGRETIRAIEKSVKKTEKQALKGLDKKDQKALFKLLARIEANLSNEELELIDDDAESDD; encoded by the coding sequence ATGGCCAAGGCGGACAAGACTGCAACAATGAGCCGGCTGCATTCGGCGGCCAGGCTGGCAAGAACCGCGCTGGCGGCCCGGCTTCTGGCGCATGGCTTCTATGCCGGCCAGGACCAGATCATGCTGGCGCTCGACCGCGAGGATGGCCAGACGCCGGGCAATCTTGCCGGTCGCCTTGGCGTCCGCCCGCCGACCATCACCAAGACCATCAACCGGTTGCAGGCGCAGGGTTTTCTGGAAAAGCGCGCCTCCGAGGCCGATGCCCGCCAGGCGCATATCTTTCTCACCGACAGCGGCCGCGAGACCATCCGCGCCATCGAGAAGTCGGTGAAGAAGACCGAAAAGCAGGCGTTGAAAGGCCTCGACAAGAAGGACCAGAAGGCGCTGTTCAAGCTGCTGGCCCGCATCGAGGCCAATCTCTCCAACGAGGAGCTGGAGCTGATCGACGACGACGCCGAGTCGGACGACTGA
- a CDS encoding transcriptional regulator, whose translation MSHDLGRHAFEGLGRLCTEAAENCIISAPDPAGMERIEARFHGSAFDLHRHDTYAIGVTLQGVQTFRYRGATRLSLPGQIIVLHPDELHDGGAGTEDGLRYRMLYLEPSLMLDCLGGASLPFVGDAVVKDDAFCATLLSALGPLQQELDELFVDDFLTQLMRSLARHAGQPAKPMARTAWRAAALARDYLTENATRPVRSGELEAITGLDRYALSRHFRAAFSTSPHRFLVMRRLQRARRMIAAGEPLAQIAVEAGFTDQSHFNRQFKKAFGMTPGRWSSLIRDSAPAAA comes from the coding sequence ATGTCGCACGATCTAGGCCGCCATGCCTTCGAGGGTCTTGGACGTTTGTGCACCGAGGCGGCGGAGAACTGCATCATCTCGGCTCCCGACCCTGCGGGCATGGAGCGGATCGAGGCGCGCTTTCATGGCAGCGCCTTCGATCTGCATCGTCATGACACCTATGCGATCGGGGTGACGCTGCAGGGCGTGCAGACCTTTCGCTATCGCGGCGCGACGCGGCTAAGCCTGCCCGGCCAGATCATCGTGCTGCATCCCGACGAATTGCATGATGGCGGCGCCGGCACCGAGGATGGGTTGCGCTATAGGATGCTCTATCTCGAACCGTCGCTGATGCTGGACTGCCTTGGTGGCGCTTCTCTGCCCTTCGTCGGGGATGCCGTGGTGAAGGATGACGCCTTCTGCGCCACGCTGCTTTCGGCGCTGGGGCCGCTGCAGCAGGAACTCGACGAGCTGTTCGTCGACGATTTTCTCACGCAACTGATGCGAAGCCTGGCGCGCCATGCCGGCCAGCCGGCGAAGCCGATGGCCAGAACGGCGTGGCGGGCGGCCGCGCTGGCGCGGGACTATTTGACGGAGAACGCAACGCGGCCCGTGCGATCCGGCGAACTGGAGGCTATCACCGGGCTCGACCGCTATGCCTTATCGAGGCATTTCCGCGCGGCCTTCTCGACCAGCCCGCATCGTTTCCTGGTGATGCGCCGGCTTCAGCGCGCGCGGCGGATGATCGCTGCCGGCGAACCGCTGGCGCAGATCGCGGTCGAGGCCGGCTTCACCGACCAGAGCCACTTCAACAGGCAATTCAAGAAAGCGTTCGGCATGACGCCGGGACGCTGGTCCTCGCTGATCCGGGACTCGGCCCCAGCGGCGGCGTGA